The following are encoded together in the Glycine max cultivar Williams 82 chromosome 8, Glycine_max_v4.0, whole genome shotgun sequence genome:
- the LOC100788195 gene encoding uncharacterized protein: protein MENKYSLNRQRSGIWNCLRDGDFEEEEVWAVFKEKPDYNISGVHKTREKGSFSPQAVPRTLPSAARMIPRTSSGNSSASSSHETKVLQQSAPLNIPDWSQIYRNKPNKTTPKSVSRFGEDYDDFYHHSVNDEGDGDGVGVVNYGGGYSDDEEEEENEYDTKLPPHEFIARRLARSQISSFSVFEGVGRTLKGRDLSEVRNAVLSKTGFLESL from the coding sequence ATGGAGAACAAGTATAGTCTAAACAGGCAGAGGAGTGGAATATGGAATTGCTTGAGAGATGGAGactttgaagaagaagaagtttggGCTGTTTTCAAGGAAAAACCTGATTACAACATTTCTGGAGTTCACAAGACAAGGGAAAAAGGGTCTTTTTCTCCTCAAGCTGTCCCTAGGACTCTCCCAAGTGCAGCAAGGATGATCCCAAGGACTAGTAGTGGCAATAGTAGTGCTAGTTCCTCACATGAAACCAAGGTTCTTCAGCAATCAGCACCTCTCAACATTCCTGATTGGTCACAGATTTATAGGAACAAGCCAAACAAGACCACCCCCAAGAGTGTTTCAAGGTTTGGTGAGGACTATGATGATTTCTATCATCATTCTGTTAATGATGAGGGTGATGGTGATGGTGTTGGTGTTGTCAATTATGGTGGAGGGTATAGTGAtgatgaggaagaggaagagaatgaATATGATACAAAACTACCCCCTCATGAGTTTATTGCAAGAAGGCTTGCAAGGAGTCAGATATCCtcattttcagtttttgaaGGTGTTGGAAGGACCCTCAAGGGTAGAGATCTTAGCGAAGTGAGGAATGCTGTTCTCTCAAAAACTGGTTTCCTTGAATCATTGTAA
- the LOC102661118 gene encoding disease resistance protein RPM1 yields the protein MQKLQEIAVSLAVDYLLPPFKKAVNSVMEVPKDAADMKDKLDGIQAMIHDVDKMAAAEEGNSRDGLKAKVKQLVETSFCMEDIVDEYIIHEERQLADDPGCASLPCKAIDFVKTTASRLQFAYMNQDVISEFRGIKERNKTEDCSQIQSSGGNQNITFDNLRMAPLFLKEAEVVGFDSPRDTLERWLKEGREKLTVVSVVGMGGSGKTTLAKKVFDKVQTHFPRHVWITVSQSYTIEGLLLKFLEAEKGKDPSQSVYSTMDKASLIHEVRNHLSRNMYVVVFDDVWNESFWEEMKFALVDVENGSRIIITTRHREVAESCRTSSLVQVHELQPLTDDKSFELFCKTAFRSELDGHCPHNLKGISTEIVKKCEGLPLAIVATGGLLSRKSRNAREWQRFSENLSSELGKHPKLTPVTKILGLSYYDLPYHLKPCFLYFGIYPEDYEVECKGLILQWVAAGFVKSDEAAQTLEEVAEKYLNELIQRSLVQVSSFTWSGKIKRCRVHDVVREMIREKNQDLSFCHSASERGNLSKSGMIRHLTIASGSNNLTGSVESSNIRSLHVFGDEELSESLVKSMPTKYRLLRVLQFEDARRFYVPGIVECLGDLSFLRYLSFRNSTIDHLPKLIGELHSLETLDLRQTYECMMPREIYKLKKLRHLLSGDSGFQMDSGIGDLTSLQTLRKVDISYNTEEVLKGLEKLTQLRELGLREVEPRCKTFLCPLINKMQHLEKLYIAIRHDSIMDLHFDVFAPVLQKLHLVGRLNEFPNWVGKLQNLVALSLSFTQLTPDPLPLLKDLPNLTHLKIDVAYKGDVLQFANRGFPNLKQILLLDLFELKSIVIEDGALPSLEKLVLKRIDELTEVPRGIDKLPKLKVFHCFGMSDEFKENFNLNRGQRSQWIIKGPWE from the coding sequence ATGCAGAAATTGCAAGAAATTGCAGTCTCCTTGGCTGTTGATTATTTGCTTCCACCCTTCAAGAAAGCAGTGAATTCAGTCATGGAGGTTCCAAAAGATGCTGCAGACATGAAAGACAAACTTGATGGGATTCAAGCCATGATTCATGACGTGGACAAGATGGCAGCAGCTGAAGAAGGCAACTCACGTGATGGTCTCAAAGCAAAGGTGAAGCAGCTGGTGGAAACATCTTTTTGCATGGAAGATATCGTTGATGAATACATTATCCATGAGGAAAGGCAGCTTGCTGATGATCCTGGATGTGCATCTTTACCTTGTAAGGCTATTGATTTCGTCAAAACTACGGCCTCTCGTCTTCAATTTGCATACATGAACCAGGACGTGATATCAGAATTTCGTGGGATCAAGGAGAGGAACAAAACTGAGGATTGCTCCCAAATTCAATCTTCTGGAGGAAACCAAAACATCACCTTCGACAACCTTCGAATGGCTCCTCTGTTTCTTAAGGAGGCTGAGGTTGTGGGCTTTGACAGCCCTAGAGACACATTGGAAAGATGGTTGAAAGAGGGGCGGGAAAAGCTCACTGTTGTCTCTGTGGTAGGAATGGGAGGAAGTGGAAAAACTACTCTTGCCAAGAAAGTTTTTGACAAAGTCCAGACACACTTCCCTCGCCATGTCTGGATCACAGTGTCTCAGTCATACACCATAGAAGGATTGCTGCTCAAGTTTCTGGAAGCAGAAAAAGGAAAGGATCCTTCGCAGAGTGTTTATTCTACAATGGATAAAGCATCGTTGATACATGAGGTGAGAAATCACTTGAGCCGCAATATGTATGTTGTCGTGTTTGATGACGTGTGGAATGAAAGTTTTTGGGAGGAAATGAAATTTGCTTtagttgatgttgaaaatggaagtaggATAATAATCACAACCAGGCACCGTGAGGTTGCAGAGTCTTGTAGGACATCTTCTCTTGTTCAAGTGCATGAGTTGCAACCTTTAACTGATGACAAATCTTTCGAATTGTTTTGTAAAACAGCATTTAGATCTGAATTAGATGGGCATTGTCCACACAATCTTAAGGGCATATCAACTGAAATTGTTAAAAAGTGTGAAGGTTTACCACTAGCTATTGTGGCCACCGGTGGCCTTTTATCTCGCAAAAGTAGAAATGCCCGTGAATGGCAAAGATTTAGTGAGAATCTAAGTTCAGAATTAGGAAAGCATCCCAAATTAACTCCCGTGACAAAGATTTTGGGTTTAAGTTATTATGATTTGCCTTACCATCTCAAACCATGCTTCTTGTATTTCGGAATATATCCGGAAGATTATGAAGTTGAGTGTAAGGGATTGATTCTACAATGGGTAGCTGCGGGGTTTGTCAAATCTGATGAAGCGGCACAGACTTTAGAAGAAGTGgcagaaaaatatttgaatgagTTGATCCAAAGAAGTTTGGTTCAAGTATCTTCATTTACATGGTCTGGCAAAATTAAAAGGTGTCGTGTTCATGACGTAGTACGTGAAATGATCCGCgagaagaatcaagatttaagCTTTTGCCATTCTGCTAGTGAGCGTGGGAACTTGTCCAAAAGTGGGATGATTCGTCACCTAACAATAGCATCTGGTTCCAACAATTTGACGGGAAGTGTTGAAAGCTCGAACATTCGATCACTTCATGTTTTCGGTGATGAAGAATTGTCCGAATCCTTGGTGAAGAGTATGCCTACAAAGTACAGGTTATTAAGGGTACTTCAATTTGAAGATGCTCGTAGGTTTTATGTTCCGGGCATTGTTGAATGTTTGGGGGACTTATCATTTTTGAGGTACTTAAGCTTCAGAAATTCAACCATAGACCATCTTCCAAAATTAATTGGTGAGCTGCACAGCCTAGAAACATTGGATCTAAGACAAACTTATGAGTGTATGATGCCAAGAGAGATCTACAAGCTTAAGAAGTTAAGACACCTTCTGAGTGGTGATAGTGGGTTTCAAATGGATAGTGGCATTGGAGATCTAACATCCCTACAAACACTCCGTAAAGTGGACATAAGCTATAATACAGAAGAAGTACTAAAAGGGTTGGAAAAACTTACACAATTAAGGGAGTTGGGCTTGAGAGAAGTTGAGCCAAGATGCAAAACTTTTCTGTGCCCCTTGATAAACAAGATGCAACACCTGGAGAAGTTATATATTGCTATAAGACATGATAGTATCATGGATTTGCATTTTGATGTATTTGCACCTGTACTTCAGAAGCTTCATCTTGTGGGGAGGTTAAACGAGTTCCCAAACTGGGTTGGCAAGCTCCAAAATCTTGTTGCGTTGTCCTTGTCATTCACCCAGTTGACACCTGATCCATTGCCACTACTTAAAGATCTACCAAATCTGACGCACCTTAAAATCGATGTTGCATACAAGGGTGATGTTTTGCAGTTTGCAAACAGGGGGTTTCCGAACCTAAAGCAAATACTACTGTTAGATTTGTTTGAATTGAAATCCATCGTTATTGAAGATGGAGCATTGCCTTCTCTCGAAAAGCTCGTATTAAAGCGTATTGACGAACTGACAGAGGTGCCTCGTGGTATTGACAAGTTACCAAAGCTTAAGGTTTTCCATTGTTTTGGGATGTCAGATGAATTTAAAGAAAACTTTAATCTCAACAGAGGACAACGTAGTCAATGGATAATAAAAGGACCGTGGGAATGA
- the LOC100797879 gene encoding ATP synthase gamma chain, chloroplastic, translating to MFSLSKPILSPVRPTLPPVRCGSRELRERIKTVQTTQKITEAMKLISAARVRRAQEAVVSGRPFSSNLAAMLNDITQRLQNDDVSTPLTHARPVRTVALVVVTADRGLCGGFNKSVIRKALVRIEELEKLNLGCVVISVGKKGNSFFTHSINKKHPFVKVDSFIEIGGFPTAKEAQVIADDVFSLFVSEEVDKVELVYAKFVSLVRFEPVIQNLLPLGEVCDVKDEIFRLSSKEGKLAVERDVVKLKKEGEMCFPLMEFEQDPVMILDAMLPLYLNSQVLRGLQESMASELAARMVAMSNATDNAVDLSKRLSVEYNRERQAKITGELLEIVAGAEALAEND from the coding sequence ATGTTTTCCCTCTCAAAACCCATCCTTTCTCCGGTTCGCCCCACCCTCCCTCCGGTTCGCTGCGGGTCCCGCGAGCTCCGCGAGCGAATCAAGACCGTCCAAACCACTCAAAAGATCACCGAAGCCATGAAACTCATCTCCGCCGCGCGCGTCCGCCGCGCCCAGGAGGCCGTCGTCAGTGGCCGCCCCTTCTCCTCAAACCTCGCCGCAATGCTAAACGACATCACCCAGCGCCTCCAAAACGACGACGTCTCCACCCCTCTCACCCACGCCAGACCCGTCAGAACCGTTGCACTCGTCGTCGTCACCGCGGACCGCGGCCTCTGCGGCGGCTTCAACAAATCGGTTATCCGAAAAGCCCTCGTACGAATCGAGGAACTGGAAAAACTCAACTTGGGGTGCGTTGTGATCAGCGTTGGCAAAAAGGGTAACTCGTTTTTCACTCACAGTATAAATAAGAAACACCCTTTTGTGAAAGTTGATAGCTTTATCGAAATTGGTGGGTTTCCTACCGCAAAGGAGGCTCAGGTTATCGCCGATGATGTTTTTTCACTGTTTGTTAGTGAGGAGGTTGATAAGGTTGAGCTTGTGTACGCTAAGTTTGTTTCATTGGTTAGGTTTGAGCCTGTGATTCAGAATTTGTTGCCTTTGGGAGAGGTTTGTGATGTGAAAGATGAGATTTTTAGGTTGAGTAGTAAAGAGGGTAAGTTAGCTGTGGAGAGGGATGTTGTGAAGTTGAAAAAAGAGGGTGAGATGTGTTTTCCTCTCATGGAGTTTGAGCAGGATCCTGTTATGATTCTTGATGCCATGTTGCCTCTTTATTTGAATAGTCAGGTTTTGAGGGGTTTGCAGGAGTCTATGGCCAGTGAGCTTGCTGCTAGGATGGTGGCCATGTCAAATGCCACGGATAACGCAGTTGATTTGAGCAAGAGGCTTTCGGTTGAGTACAATCGGGAACGGCAGGCAAAGATCACCGGGGAGTTGTTGGAGATTGTGGCTGGAGCTGAGGCATTAGCAGAAAATGACTGA